The sequence GGTGCCTTTCTATAAATGACATGCAGCCATTGgtataatgtgtgtaaggaTTTCATAAACAATCttatttaggtgtgtgtgtgactgtgtatgtgtgtttgtgtgtgtttgtgtctgtctgtctgtgtgtgtgtgttttttcagtaGCATATCCTGAGTCCACTCTTGTTCCCCGAGTAGAGGACAGCATGGCCAGTGCCTCGCCTCATCCCTCTCTGCCTCAGCCTCAACCTCAACCTCAACCTCAGCCTCAGAGTCAATCATCAAGCTCTTCAGCCCCAGACAGCACAGGGACCGGCTCCAACACCCAGACCCAGGGAGAGACCGGCAGCCAGGACAGCACATTTGAGTGTAACATCTGCTTGGACACTTCCAAGGACGCAGTAATAAGCTTATGTGGTCATCTCTTTTGGTAAGCGTAAACATATACCGATGTTTACTCTGTGATGTATTAAAAACGGTCACGGCTGTCATATTAACTCTAGTTGTTTCTCTTCTCAACTGGACCTGCACCACGATTTCTTGCATACAGCTGGCCTTGCTTGCATCAGGTACGTTTATATCAATGTCCTTATATACAAACCGGATTTGTCGCTTGTTGCTCTGTTCTCTCATTAATCCCTCTTTGTATTGGTTGCAGTGGTTGGAAACGAGGCCAAACAGACAGGTGTGTCCGGTATGTAAAGCAGGCATCAGCAGAGATAAGGTGATCCCGTTGTACGGACGAGGCAGCACGGGTCAGCAGGATCCCAGGTGAATACTTAcgaagagagaaaaataaaaaaaaatacaaagaaaaggtGAATTATACAGCATGTATTGATCTGCTGTCTTCTGTTGGGATTTCAGAGAaagaactcctcccagacctcaGGGACAAAGACCGGAGCCTGAAAATCGAGGCGTAagtgcacatacagtactaaTATCAGTTACTACTGATTAAAAACATGTCCTTGTGTCATCCTTTAAAATCAGTGTGATTTATTAATCACTTCCTGTGTTTAATCTCGTTAAACAATTTGACACGTGAGATACGAGTTGTCAGGTTTGCGTGCACGGCTTTGCAACACCTCGGGCCTGGTTGCACTAGCCGCATGTGATGAAACTATTACATGGGGAAGGCAGTTAGCATAATGCCAGTGTGTAAGTAATTCATTAGTAAAAAAACGCCATCCCCCAATGGGACTCATTAACAGGCGTCTCCTAAGAGAGAAGTGGGAAAGCGACTTTTGTCGCCCTCTCAGGTAATGACAACACCCGGCGTTTGAGGTTGCATCACATTTCTTTTGTGCTCAAAGCTTTTGgaagccatttttttaaaaagcttttataaaattttatagcAGAATCGAATAAATAAGGACGACTGTGAAGTGGCTGTCGTTAAGGTGTTGGCAATAACTACGATATttagtgcaaaagtttgcattcCCCATGTTGATGTTTTGTAAAAGGAAACAAAGGAAGTATATTTAGAATTTCAAATGTTTCCACAACAATCAGAAGGACAATGTGTTCAAATCTGTTATTAAATAGATAACTGATGACCTTAAGCTTAACCTTGGGCTatatttttggactgtttttgtttctcatgaTAATGAAGGACAAGCTGTAAAACCTAAAAGGGTTGAAATTGTGGATGTTTTTTCTGTACATAGAAAAacgtcataataataatatcacattatatatatatatatattttgagtcAGATTATCTCTTCCTGTACTTTATTCATCATGTAACCGCTTCTCAAACTCGACCTGAATATCGATTGCTTTGAACAGAATAGTGTAAATGTACGTAAAGTGCATAAAGACGCTCACACTCGTATCTCTATTATATGTTCTAATTACTAAGGGAATCTGCTTCAACGCTTAGATCAGTGTTTCTCATATTGCAGGGGTTCCAAGGATTCGGGTTTGGAGATGGCGGCTTCCAGATGTCCTTCGGTATTGGAGCGTTTCCTTTTGGAATATTTGCCACAGCGTTCAACATCAACGACGGACGACCGCCACCAGGTACGACACCGCTTTCACTGAACTGCTCGTGAAACACCAGTAAACCCAAGAGCGCTGGACGGCAGGAGCGGAACAGGACACGATGGTTACTTTAGAAAAACTATGATTTTCTTTGGTCATATTTGAGCTTATTTGTGTGTCACAGCAAGTTGTCCTGTTCTCAGATGATCAAATAAATCCGTTCCAAAGCTATACGTAATAGTGCAAGGTCACTAAGATTCACACCATAAtaattagtcaaagataacgaTTATGACGGGTTTCGTACAGGTAAAAAAAACGACAGCTCGTATCGCAGTTATTACTCTTCATTCTTTATTCACTACTAAATGACTGAAGCTGAAAGCATCTGTACAAactgtgttgattatttttttagctCATTTGTTTACACTCATCTTAACTATAAATCCCTTTATTTAAAGAGTGTGATGaagggtatatatatatttttaatatttagaagactttacaaactaaacacacacagtgacttgTTGCTAAggggatgcaaacttttgcacccgGCTGTATCGTCGTTTAAACTCGACTGAATTCTCAGTTCCGATTCGTCAGGAGGTGTTAATTACTTTTCTAGTTTAATATTTAACCTCGCTGGTTTGAacacgttatcgtttctatattAACGACTCCTCGACAACccgttgttgattattttcccactTCAGCAGTACACCTAGTGTTTTATTAAGGTGCAGACACGCTGGAGAATCTCAGTGTATCTGCAAAATGGAAAAACAACCTGTATAACTCGTATCACAGCATGATTTCCTTTATCTTCGCAGCAGCTCCAGGAACACCGCAGCACATGGATGAGCAGTTCCTGTCCCGCCTCTTTCTGTTCGTGGCACTCGTCATAATGTTTTGGCTTCTTATCGCATAAACAATCAGGAACTCGACGTGAGGATAAGAGTCCCTTCTTTATGGACCTGATGGTTAAATCACAGACAGTTATTACTAAAGTTTCACTAATGGAAACATTTAATTTGCTCCCCATTACACCGTTGGACCTGCACTTGGTTTTTAAAcggttgtttttatgttttgaagGATCTGCATGATGGCGTGTGTCGTGTGTAACATAACTGCACATCTGCCGTGATTTTGATTCTGTAAATTATCATTCGCTGGAATGTTTTTCAGGCCTTGTTAACTTCCCCAGGCAGAtgtgtacatttaaataaaaagtcttaTTTCTCTTAAGATCTCATGGTGTTGTTTTCACCAGTTGTGTGACACGGATCATAAAATTAAATAAGGAAGACAACATAACagcatgtgctattgttgtgtGACGGCAGCAGACACGATGCTAGTTTTATTCTCCAATAAGttaagtgaagtgacatacggctaagtgcggtgacccgtactcagaattcgttctctgcatttaacccatccaaagtgcacacacacaccgtgaacacacacccagagcagtgggcagccatttatgctgcggcgcccgggagCAGTTtggggattcggtgccttgctcaagggcacctcggtcgtggtattgctggccagagactcgaacccacaacctcggggttaggagtcaaactctctaaccattaggccacgacttccccaataACAGTACAATAACACGACAATAACAGCTTTCGAGAATTtgtattcctcttataccacacaAATTGATCACGtcttataattatttattgaagAACATCATACTTGTCACCCGTTTATAGTTAGGTTTAATGTTGTAGAATGTCAGAGACAGTCATCTCTTATGTTACAAAGTTATCATatttactctcactcattttctaccgcttatccgaactacctcgggtcacggggagcctgtgcctatctcaggcgtcatcgggcatcaaggcaggatacaccctggacggagtgccaacccatcgcagggcacacacacactctcattcactcacgcaatcacacactacggacaattttccagagatgccaatcaacctaccatgcatgtctttggaccgggggaggaaaacggagtacccggaggaaacccccgaggcacggggagaacatgcaaactccacacacacaaggtggaggcgggaatcgaacccccaaccctgcaggtgtgaggcgaacgtgctaaccacttagccactgtgcccccagttatctgatttaattttataaaatatttaatagtttGCAGGTTTTGATGTAGCTGTTCTACTGTACGACCACCAGATGAACAAATCCACATAAACTACACATAAAGAgtctgtatttttgtgtatattttgaataaattaacataaaaaaatcctAATATTTGCAGATTATTTTACAAGCTATATTGTGACTGACTGGTTTCCATAAACAACCTTTGCAATTGCTCATTTTtcgttttcatttttttattattgtggaTCAAGAAAATAATATTGAGGAGAAATGACACAGGCCGCTGTCCTCCATTGTGTTTCCTGTTCATTAGAAAAGATTAGAGGTCTAAGCCATGTTGATTCAATACAAAAGAATCGTATTAGCACTGAGTCGGATGGGCTTAATGTTCATTAGTGTGTAATATCCAGTATGAAAAAGCATCATCATAGTCTTCACAGAGGAAGGACACTAAATCACCAGGCTTACTCtatgttagtgtttttttttaatccgtcTGTCCTCTGTTCTCATCAGCGAGGTTACAGGCAGCATTGTAGAAGGCCGACTGCTTGAGGTGGATCCTACAGGTTTCTATAGAAAAACACTTTGTCAACAGGATGGTAGCCGTTAATCTGTGATAACGCAAATCAGCTTCAGTTTGACAGTTTGCACGACACTAAATGTCAtttcaactaaataataaactaataatttGACACTTCAgtgctgttatttaaaaaaaaaaaaaaaaaggtaggggaaaaagattttattaatttatgtcTTCTGACCAGCTGATGGCgccacacactttttttttaattgtttggtCATCCAACAAATGATTTCTGAGGcacttttctgcttttttagACCTTTGATATTCCTTTTCAATTCATCTGTAACAGACTAACCACTCATGAAAAGCTTTTAGTGCAGGATAATTGTGGAATTTGGCCCGAGTGAGTAATTTAAGGTGATTTTGAGAAGATgtatttcaaaatgtaaaactaaCCCTTTGAGGACTCGAACAATAAAGaacgagggggaaaaaacagcaaaaatattGTTCATATTACTTCTGTTTTATGTTTCCAGGTTTGGAAGTGTATACAATATTATTAGCTAGCAAACCGGGATTGCTAACTAGCTAGTCAATGTTTTTTAAGCAAACTAGCTTAGTTGAGACATCTTGAGGTAAAttactcctactactactattaataataataatactaataatactaataataatactaataataataatactactaatactactactactactaataataatactaataataatactactaatactactactactaataataataataatactaataatactactactactactaataataataataatactaataataataatactactaataataatactactaatactaatactactaataataataatactaataatactactactactaataataataataataataataataataataatactactactactaataataataataataataataataataatagtttgaAAGGAAAGTTACAGTATTTGTAACAAACACAGTACATCCTGCTTTTtaggtttattttcattttttatatattacaattacataaataaaaatgacaacaaattaaaaatcatttcctttttcgGGAGTCAAAACTACTAAAAATTTTGCAGTGCATGTATGCAAGTCTCTCAGCAAGGGAGCGTCGAAGAAGCGGGATCCATTCCCAATGTGGCACCTCCACAATTGTATACCCTGACAAAGCTAACTGCCTCCTTTTCATCACATACAGACCTGTTAACCGTTGTGTCCTATAACAATAATGGTTTCTACTGGTCACCTGAACTGCAAGCCGAGCAACAGATGACACTGGGGTAGCATGGCCAGGAATGGAAGAATGCTCGTGCTGTTTAGTGATAGCATGCAGGAGATCATCAGTCAGGTCAACTCCCACACTCAGAATGCGTTCTCTTTTGGTAGAAGCCTCCACAGGACACAGAACTGGTTGCTGGTGGGGCAGTGCCGCTGACATGGCTGTTTTCTTGCCACTTGTCAACTGCACCAGCAGATCATCTGTCAGGGTTACTCCTGTTTGCATTTCTTTCCAATTCAGAGGCCAAAGGGATTCATTGTCTGGATTATATTGGCTTTGGTAGTTCTCAGCTGCTACAGGCAAAGGATTTCCACTGGGATCCAAGTGCACTTCAAGGTCAATAGAGCGCATATGTGGTAGGATCATTCGCTTGTGCACAAATAACTTTCCTCCTAGCAGCTCCTGTAGAACAGCCTCTGCCTCAAGAACCTCTGGTTTCTGACACAGTTCAGACTGGGCAAAATCCCACAGCTGTTTAGTCACCTCCACCCGGACTAAGGGGTTCATCCGTGGCCCAGTCCAGCCAGGCAGCTCAATCGCCACTGTTCCATCTAGAGTGAAAAGATCCTTCTTGAGATCAATCAATCCTGTGACACGGGTTGTGAATTCAGGGCTTAAAGCCAAACTCAGCAAGTCATGAGGGAACTGACCTACAAAGGCCAAGCCAAGCAGGGCTGTTAGGAGGTGTTCAGGGTAGCTGCGGAATTCAGATTCTCTGTCTCGCAGGGCTTGTGTGAGTCGAGGGTGAAGGCTGGGGCACTGGCTAGGAAGGATGCCCAGGTTGCCAAATGCCCACAGGAGCTTAGCTGCATCCTTGCTCCTGTATTGAGATGGTAATTGGGGTAAGTTTTTTGCTACAGCAAGGAGAACACGGTCATCATGGTAGTGCAGTGCAGAGCAGGTCAAAGCAATATGCATTAAGCCCTGGACAGCCATCTGTGGTGCGCGACGAGGCACTTCAGAGCTGAGCAACTCCAACCAGTGGAGGTGGTCCAGGTGGCTGAATCTCAATAATTTCATCACATTCACAATACCAAAGTCACTAATTTCCTTAACTACAACACACGCTCGGTCCACAAGCCTGCGGAGAGCTCCCACTGAGAGCGAATTCTGAGTTTTAAACAAACCCAAGCAAACAGCTCCCACTTCTTCACCCTTCAGGTCTTCTAGATGGCGCATTATAATGTCTTCTACAGACTGAAGAACAAATGAAGGACATTGTCTGCTTTCACCCAGTATATACACAAACTGGACCAGCTCTGGTGGACCCATCTGATTAAAATGCTTGctaacacagtcacacaatttGTCTATGTACTGGGGGACTGAGCGTCCGAGGCATCGCCACAGGTCAGCTATGAGCAGTAGCTGGTGCAGCTCCATTTCACCGGACCGGCGACTGAATTCAGCTTCGTATAATTCCAGTATGTTGTGGTGGTGAGACAATTCCAATCTCACGAAGGCCCGCAAAACCTCAATCAGCTGCAGATGTGTGAAGTTCTCAAGGTTCTCCACACTGTAGCGTAGCAGCGTGGAGAACCGCATGTTGCCTCGGACCATCACGGTCTGTTCAGGTTCCAAGCGGCCGAGTTCACAAATGAAACGAGCTACATTTGAGGCATCAATATTTTTCATCAAGGCAGCTTTATGAAGCAGTGACAAGCCGTCTTTGATCTGAATAGCAGGTGGACGCTGAGACATGTCATGAGTCATCGTGCTGTACTCAGACCTACATCTCTGAAAGGCACGTGTGTCCTTTTTTATATACATGGAGACCTTATCTTTAGGAGGATCAAATTTACACTTTTTGTCAGTGATGTCCTTATTATAAGCAAAACCAAGCTGGGCATTTTTTGAGATAGATAAATTGCGCGAGGGACCGATCATATAGCGATTATTTTGTTGTCTGAACCCAGGACTTGGGACAGGCTGAGAGGTTTCCTCTACTCTCTCGGAACCTCCCTGGATGGCAGAACTCTCTGCTCTGGACTGGTAGTAAGCAGAGGGATTGTATACCAACAAGCACCCCTCGACATTTTCAGTGCCCTGTTGCAACGTTTGCGTCTTTTCGTCCTGCTGTACGCTTCCATATTCGCTCTCTGAACAGAGGTGCTGAGCTCCGTGCACTGACCAACGCGGCGATCGGACGCATGCACGCAGCGTAGCCGCTCGACGCCACAGCGCCCGTGCAGACATCCTCATGGAATTCTAAAGgggaaaattaataaacaaacaatgtttattcgtgtatttaatctttttttaccGGTCCCAACCAGATTTtagattaaatttaattatgcATCATTTGCAACAATGAATGTCTTATTGCATGTGAATTGTGTTTACTAcgcttgtgtttatgtgtgctagatttttatttaattaattttactttttaaaacacaatttACAGGCATTCACTGTGGacagcaaagaaagaaattcattGTTCTGGGAAACTTTCCTTACTGTGCAAATGACAATAAACGCTTTAAATCCTAAATCTTATAAAATGCTAAAGTTCAtgcttattttaatgtattttatgtctAATAACCTTGTCAAATAACCTTGTTCCCCAGTGCCTCCTTGCTATTGTCGTCATTCATTCTACTAATCAtcacaaacatataaacacaaatatactcACTAATATAAACGCTTACGTCACAACCGATTAAAGCGTCTCGcgcacaacaaaacacaaatccaTTACACGAGGTCAGCTCGCGCTACACGTGTGCCTCCATGAGTGCGGCGAGACGTCACGTGACACGTGCTACGGTGGCTGATATCAGACAAACGGATGGTGTAAGAAGTATTTTCACTTTTACTGcaaattagatatttttttatttatatttatgcttttatgattatttgttgttgttgtttttattaaacgcGTCATCATTATAGATAAAATATGGAACGACAAATTACTACAAGATCAAAGTAAgctgtaaaagtttttttttttttaaataatcatattTCACTACATTCTACatctagaaataataataataataataataataataataaaagtaacaacaacaataatgattattttattattattttattttctagtaGGTGGTGACGTcatatcaccatcatcatcatcatcaccatcatcatcatcgttgttgttgtcctttttatttatctgcaattagtttaaaaaagatatattaGTGTGTTTGATTTCAAGCTATTGCTTTAACATGATCTTGTATCTGAAGTGGGATTTTATTGCACCCAGGGATCCCAGTAACTgttatgtaaatgtgaaaaatcACAGACTACACTTCCCTGACCCTGTCAGTCAAAGGATCCTACTttagtttacatttattcaagtcgtggcctaataagtcgtggcctaatggttagagagtttgactccttaccctaaggttgtgggttcgagtctcgggccggcaataccacgaccgaggtgcccttgagcaaggcaccgaacaaccaactgctccccaggcgccgcagcataaatggctgcccactgctccgggtgtgtgttcacggtgtgtgtgtgtgtgtgttcactgctgtgtgtgtgcactttggatgggttaaacgcagagaacgaattctgagtatgggtcaccgtacttagccgtacgtcacgtcactttcacttattCCAGGTGTTAGATGgagtaaaggaaataaaatggactttaaaaataatatttgtgaTATTAAAGTTGTGAAAATGGTTTATAATAATTCATCTCATTGTTGCCTTAGGCCATATTTCCCAAAAATGACGTATTATGGTCATTCTGTACTCTTTAGGATAAATCCATGTGCTGTATATAATTATAGAGagtatattttatgtatagtGAAATTTCATGAGCTGGATTTTCAGCTTTATGCTTTTAAGCCAATCTGCAGAACATATTGCACTGCGTAGTAACTAGGGTAAAATCTCGGCTGTACAAAGAATTAATCCCAGATCAGTTTAATGAGAGATTTAATCGCTGTTAAGCCATGATTAAAAGTAAGCATTAcaacacaaattaaaataaaataaaacaaaactctgATGAATCTTATCCTTGTTGGTACAACTCAC comes from Tachysurus vachellii isolate PV-2020 chromosome 26, HZAU_Pvac_v1, whole genome shotgun sequence and encodes:
- the rnf185 gene encoding E3 ubiquitin-protein ligase RNF185 isoform X1, with translation MASASPHPSLPQPQPQPQPQPQSQSSSSSAPDSTGTGSNTQTQGETGSQDSTFECNICLDTSKDAVISLCGHLFCWPCLHQWLETRPNRQVCPVCKAGISRDKVIPLYGRGSTGQQDPRERTPPRPQGQRPEPENRGGFQGFGFGDGGFQMSFGIGAFPFGIFATAFNINDGRPPPAAPGTPQHMDEQFLSRLFLFVALVIMFWLLIA
- the rnf185 gene encoding E3 ubiquitin-protein ligase RNF185 isoform X2 encodes the protein MASASPHPSLPQPQPQPQPQPQSQSSSSSAPDSTGTGSNTQTQGETGSQDSTFECNICLDTSKDAVISLCGHLFCWPCLHQWLETRPNRQVCPVCKAGISRDKVIPLYGRGSTGQQDPRERTPPRPQGQRPEPENRGGFQGFGFGDGGFQMSFGIGAFPFGIFATAFNINDGRPPPAPGTPQHMDEQFLSRLFLFVALVIMFWLLIA
- the LOC132841273 gene encoding FAST kinase domain-containing protein 5, mitochondrial isoform X2, with translation MRMSARALWRRAATLRACVRSPRWSVHGAQHLCSESEYGSVQQDEKTQTLQQGTENVEGCLLVYNPSAYYQSRAESSAIQGGSERVEETSQPVPSPGFRQQNNRYMIGPSRNLSISKNAQLGFAYNKDITDKKCKFDPPKDKVSMYIKKDTRAFQRCRSEYSTMTHDMSQRPPAIQIKDGLSLLHKAALMKNIDASNVARFICELGRLEPEQTVMVRGNMRFSTLLRYSVENLENFTHLQLIEVLRAFVRLELSHHHNILELYEAEFSRRSGEMELHQLLLIADLWRCLGRSVPQYIDKLCDCVSKHFNQMGPPELVQFVYILGESRQCPSFVLQSVEDIIMRHLEDLKGEEVGAVCLGLFKTQNSLSVGALRRLVDRACVVVKEISDFGIVNVMKLLRFSHLDHLHWLELLSSEVPRRAPQMAVQGLMHIALTCSALHYHDDRVLLAVAKNLPQLPSQYRSKDAAKLLWAFGNLGILPSQCPSLHPRLTQALRDRESEFRSYPEHLLTALLGLAFVGQFPHDLLSLALSPEFTTRVTGLIDLKKDLFTLDGTVAIELPGWTGPRMNPLVRVEVTKQLWDFAQSELCQKPEVLEAEAVLQELLGGKLFVHKRMILPHMRSIDLEVHLDPSGNPLPVAAENYQSQYNPDNESLWPLNWKEMQTGVTLTDDLLVQLTSGKKTAMSAALPHQQPVLCPVEASTKRERILSVGVDLTDDLLHAITKQHEHSSIPGHATPVSSVARLAVQVTSRNHYCYRTQRLTGLYVMKRRQLALSGYTIVEVPHWEWIPLLRRSLAERLAYMHCKIFSSFDSRKRK
- the LOC132841273 gene encoding FAST kinase domain-containing protein 5, mitochondrial isoform X1, which codes for MTTIARRHWGTRLFDKNSMRMSARALWRRAATLRACVRSPRWSVHGAQHLCSESEYGSVQQDEKTQTLQQGTENVEGCLLVYNPSAYYQSRAESSAIQGGSERVEETSQPVPSPGFRQQNNRYMIGPSRNLSISKNAQLGFAYNKDITDKKCKFDPPKDKVSMYIKKDTRAFQRCRSEYSTMTHDMSQRPPAIQIKDGLSLLHKAALMKNIDASNVARFICELGRLEPEQTVMVRGNMRFSTLLRYSVENLENFTHLQLIEVLRAFVRLELSHHHNILELYEAEFSRRSGEMELHQLLLIADLWRCLGRSVPQYIDKLCDCVSKHFNQMGPPELVQFVYILGESRQCPSFVLQSVEDIIMRHLEDLKGEEVGAVCLGLFKTQNSLSVGALRRLVDRACVVVKEISDFGIVNVMKLLRFSHLDHLHWLELLSSEVPRRAPQMAVQGLMHIALTCSALHYHDDRVLLAVAKNLPQLPSQYRSKDAAKLLWAFGNLGILPSQCPSLHPRLTQALRDRESEFRSYPEHLLTALLGLAFVGQFPHDLLSLALSPEFTTRVTGLIDLKKDLFTLDGTVAIELPGWTGPRMNPLVRVEVTKQLWDFAQSELCQKPEVLEAEAVLQELLGGKLFVHKRMILPHMRSIDLEVHLDPSGNPLPVAAENYQSQYNPDNESLWPLNWKEMQTGVTLTDDLLVQLTSGKKTAMSAALPHQQPVLCPVEASTKRERILSVGVDLTDDLLHAITKQHEHSSIPGHATPVSSVARLAVQVTSRNHYCYRTQRLTGLYVMKRRQLALSGYTIVEVPHWEWIPLLRRSLAERLAYMHCKIFSSFDSRKRK